Proteins co-encoded in one Pseudomonadota bacterium genomic window:
- a CDS encoding glycine--tRNA ligase subunit alpha — MYFQELIFALQKFWADKGCIVQQPYDMEVGAGTFHPATFLRSLGPEPWNTAYVQPSRRPTDGRYGENPNRLQHYYQFQVIMKPSPKDIQNMYIDSLRSFGIDTSNHDIRFVEDDWESPTLGAWGLGWEVWLDGMEITQFTYFQQVGGINLSPVTVEITYGTERIAMYLQDIDNVFDIKWNKDILYGDVFLDPEREFSIFNFEESDPDILKGFFDNYEREGERIIKGRGLIFPAYDFCLKCSHIFNLLDARGAISVTERANYIGRVRNLAKMCAELYVKKREEMGFPLLKK; from the coding sequence GTGTATTTTCAAGAACTCATATTTGCATTACAGAAATTCTGGGCTGACAAGGGATGCATAGTCCAACAGCCGTATGATATGGAAGTAGGTGCCGGCACATTCCACCCGGCCACTTTCCTGAGATCGCTTGGCCCGGAGCCGTGGAATACTGCATATGTTCAGCCTTCGCGGAGGCCTACGGATGGCAGATACGGCGAGAATCCGAACAGGCTTCAGCATTATTACCAGTTCCAGGTAATCATGAAACCATCCCCTAAAGACATTCAGAACATGTATATAGACAGCCTGAGGAGCTTCGGCATAGATACATCAAACCATGATATTCGGTTTGTCGAAGATGACTGGGAATCGCCCACTCTTGGGGCATGGGGACTTGGATGGGAAGTTTGGCTTGACGGAATGGAGATTACACAGTTTACCTATTTTCAGCAGGTCGGCGGTATCAACCTTTCCCCTGTTACTGTTGAGATCACTTATGGTACGGAAAGAATAGCCATGTATCTCCAGGATATAGATAATGTGTTTGACATTAAGTGGAATAAGGACATCCTCTATGGTGATGTTTTCCTTGATCCGGAAAGAGAGTTCTCTATATTTAACTTCGAAGAATCCGATCCGGATATATTGAAAGGTTTTTTTGATAACTATGAACGGGAAGGAGAAAGAATTATCAAAGGTCGGGGGCTTATTTTTCCTGCCTACGATTTTTGTCTTAAATGCTCACATATATTCAACCTGCTCGACGCACGGGGCGCCATAAGCGTCACCGAGCGGGCAAACTATATAGGAAGAGTCAGAAACCTTGCCAAGATGTGTGCAGAACTTTATGTAAAGAAGAGAGAAGAAATGGGGTTTCCGCTTTTAAAAAAATAG
- the proC gene encoding pyrroline-5-carboxylate reductase, whose amino-acid sequence MDKVGIVGLGNMGEAIAKNLLKSGAKKDSILCFEIKPERRRFIEEKYKLKFTGSAEELIKKVRYIILSIKPQDADKLLNSITSLLDDKKIIISIMAGITLSNILSTVGKPIKAIRIMPNICVKVGEGAIGIAPGSYVNKEEIDAVKALILPMGRIIEVGEELMDAVTALGGSGPAFFLLFLESMIDAGVKIGIARDKSKAICSQVVRGTLKMLEEEDVHPTLMKEMITSPAGTTIAGLAILEESAFKGNIIKAVEISAKRAKELSL is encoded by the coding sequence ATGGATAAAGTTGGAATAGTAGGGCTCGGCAACATGGGGGAAGCTATTGCAAAAAATCTTTTAAAAAGCGGCGCTAAAAAAGATTCAATACTTTGTTTTGAGATAAAACCGGAAAGAAGAAGGTTTATAGAGGAGAAATATAAATTAAAATTCACGGGAAGCGCCGAAGAGCTGATAAAAAAAGTCAGATATATAATTTTGTCAATAAAACCACAGGATGCTGACAAACTATTAAATAGCATTACCTCTCTTCTTGATGATAAAAAAATTATCATATCCATCATGGCCGGTATTACCTTATCAAACATATTATCGACCGTAGGTAAACCAATAAAAGCAATCAGGATTATGCCTAATATCTGTGTAAAAGTGGGAGAGGGTGCGATTGGTATTGCGCCAGGGTCTTATGTAAATAAGGAAGAAATTGATGCAGTTAAAGCTCTCATTTTGCCAATGGGCAGGATAATAGAGGTAGGGGAAGAGCTTATGGATGCTGTGACCGCCCTTGGCGGGAGCGGACCTGCTTTTTTCCTGCTTTTTCTTGAATCTATGATTGATGCGGGTGTAAAAATAGGCATTGCGAGGGATAAATCAAAAGCTATATGCAGCCAGGTTGTTAGGGGCACATTAAAGATGCTGGAAGAGGAAGATGTTCATCCTACCTTGATGAAAGAGATGATCACATCTCCTGCCGGCACTACCATTGCCGGACTGGCGATTCTGGAAGAAAGCGCTTTTAAGGGAAATATTATAAAAGCAGTAGAAATATCGGCAAAAAGGGCAAAAGAGCTTTCTCTATGA
- a CDS encoding methyltransferase domain-containing protein, protein MRVIAENDLILIIYKDKRYLKRVQIDKSFHGKGGIINFNELTGMPFGIRYGQYEIYEPSMEDFVMYGLKRETQIVFPKDASFICFRLGLMHGSRILEIGTGSGALTFIFSCVVGPGGSVVSFEKEERHHKNAKKNIEHFTKWDNTKLYCSDVMEYEDGGFDAVFIDVREPWMCFDKASKLLKNSGLLGMIVPTANQITDALKELGNCFGDIEVLEIMLRRYKTVAERVRPVDRMVAHTGYLIFARKIDVVEIASYEKKPFNE, encoded by the coding sequence ATGAGAGTAATTGCTGAAAACGATTTAATTTTGATCATATACAAAGATAAAAGATACCTGAAAAGAGTGCAAATTGATAAATCATTTCATGGAAAAGGAGGCATAATAAATTTTAATGAGTTGACAGGTATGCCTTTCGGTATACGATACGGTCAGTATGAAATTTACGAGCCTTCAATGGAAGATTTTGTAATGTATGGTCTAAAAAGAGAGACCCAGATAGTTTTCCCTAAAGATGCATCTTTTATATGCTTCAGACTGGGGTTGATGCATGGCTCAAGAATATTGGAGATTGGTACCGGCAGCGGGGCTTTGACATTCATATTTTCCTGTGTTGTAGGACCCGGGGGCTCTGTTGTCTCATTTGAAAAAGAAGAGAGACATCATAAAAATGCAAAGAAAAACATTGAACATTTTACCAAATGGGACAATACAAAACTTTACTGCAGTGATGTAATGGAATATGAAGACGGCGGTTTTGATGCAGTATTTATTGATGTCAGAGAACCATGGATGTGCTTTGACAAGGCAAGCAAGCTTTTAAAAAACAGCGGGTTGCTCGGCATGATTGTACCCACTGCAAATCAGATAACAGATGCATTAAAAGAGCTGGGCAACTGTTTTGGGGATATTGAAGTTTTGGAAATTATGCTGCGGAGATACAAAACTGTTGCCGAAAGAGTCAGACCCGTTGACAGGATGGTTGCTCATACCGGTTATCTTATCTTTGCAAGAAAAATAGATGTTGTTGAAATTGCAAGTTATGAAAAAAAGCCGTTTAATGAATAG